Proteins from one Shewanella pealeana ATCC 700345 genomic window:
- the rph gene encoding ribonuclease PH yields MRPSNRTPAQSRPVTITRQFTAHAEGSVLVEFGDTKVLCTASFEEGVPRFLKGQGQGWVTAEYGMLPRSTHSRMQREAARGKQSGRTQEIQRLIGRSLRAAVDMKLLGENTIVIDCDVIQADGGTRTAAITGACVALVDALNWARGKGILKTNPLKFLIAAVSVGIYKGEPICDLEYIEDSAAETDMNVVMTETGKIIEIQGTAEGEPFSHEELLSLLDLAKHGIREIVDIQKASLS; encoded by the coding sequence ATGCGTCCAAGCAACAGAACTCCAGCACAGTCTCGCCCTGTGACTATCACTCGTCAGTTTACTGCTCACGCCGAAGGTTCGGTATTAGTTGAGTTCGGTGACACTAAAGTACTGTGTACCGCTAGTTTTGAAGAAGGCGTACCGCGTTTCCTTAAGGGCCAAGGCCAAGGTTGGGTAACTGCTGAATATGGCATGTTGCCACGTTCTACTCATAGCCGTATGCAGCGTGAAGCCGCTCGCGGTAAGCAGTCTGGTCGTACTCAAGAAATTCAACGTCTAATTGGTCGCTCACTACGCGCTGCGGTAGACATGAAGCTTCTAGGTGAAAACACTATCGTTATCGATTGTGACGTGATTCAGGCCGATGGTGGTACTCGTACCGCTGCTATCACTGGTGCATGTGTTGCATTAGTTGACGCGCTTAACTGGGCTCGTGGTAAAGGCATCTTGAAGACTAACCCACTTAAGTTCCTTATTGCTGCGGTAAGTGTTGGTATTTATAAAGGCGAGCCAATCTGCGATCTAGAATATATCGAAGATAGCGCTGCTGAAACTGACATGAACGTGGTAATGACTGAAACCGGTAAGATCATCGAGATCCAGGGTACTGCAGAAGGTGAGCCATTTAGCCACGAAGAGCTATTGAGCCTACTTGATTTGGCTAAGCACGGTATTCGCGAAATCGTAGATATCCAGAAAGCGTCATTGAGCTAA
- the folE gene encoding GTP cyclohydrolase I FolE, translating into MTSKEAILSESAQIVQSALIERGLETPMLPSELSAEVRKDKIEHHMREILTLMSLDLSDDSLADTPRRIAKMYVDEIFSGLDYANFPKITVIENKMGFDEMVKVNDISLTSTCEHHLVTIDGLATVAYLPRKNIIGLSKINRIVRFFAQRPQVQERLTQQVLVALQALLGTKDVAVKMDAVHYCVKSRGVMDSTSSTTTTALGGIFKSNPATRAEFLSN; encoded by the coding sequence ATGACATCAAAAGAAGCAATCCTCAGTGAATCTGCTCAAATCGTACAATCTGCATTAATTGAGCGCGGCCTCGAGACGCCGATGTTGCCGAGTGAGCTAAGCGCTGAAGTACGCAAAGACAAGATTGAGCATCATATGCGTGAAATCTTGACCTTAATGTCACTAGACTTAAGCGATGATAGCCTAGCCGATACCCCGCGTCGTATCGCCAAGATGTATGTCGATGAGATATTCTCAGGCCTAGACTACGCCAACTTCCCCAAGATCACCGTTATCGAAAACAAGATGGGCTTCGATGAGATGGTAAAGGTGAATGACATCAGCTTAACCAGTACCTGTGAACATCACTTAGTGACTATCGATGGCCTAGCGACCGTAGCCTACTTACCGCGCAAGAACATCATTGGCCTGTCTAAGATTAACCGTATCGTACGTTTCTTTGCTCAGCGCCCTCAGGTGCAAGAACGTCTGACTCAGCAGGTTCTAGTGGCGCTACAGGCACTACTAGGCACTAAAGACGTGGCAGTTAAGATGGATGCGGTGCATTACTGCGTTAAATCACGCGGCGTGATGGACTCGACCAGCTCGACCACCACTACAGCACTAGGCGGCATCTTTAAGTCCAACCCAGCGACAAGAGCTGAGTTCTTAAGCAATTAG
- a CDS encoding YicC/YloC family endoribonuclease, which produces MIQSMTAYARIEHKADWGTASWEIRSVNQRYLETYLRLPEHFRSLEPVLRDRLRKRLNRGKVEVNLRYDLNEKNDSELQLNQDLAKQIINAANWVKNEAGQGELNVVDVLRWPGVMSGSEQDMDALGKELLSAFDGAIDQFIEARGREGDAINTMLQTRLDQIVEQVTIVRGHMPTVMQWQRDKLTNRLAEITGELDPARMEQEMVLLAQKMDVAEEMDRLDAHVAETRRILKQGGAQGRRLDFMMQEFNRESNTLASKSISAEVTSAAVELKVLIEQMREQIQNVE; this is translated from the coding sequence ATGATCCAAAGCATGACAGCCTACGCTCGTATCGAGCACAAAGCAGATTGGGGCACCGCCTCTTGGGAAATCCGTTCAGTTAATCAGCGTTACTTAGAAACCTATTTACGCCTACCAGAACATTTCCGCAGCTTGGAGCCTGTTCTTAGAGATCGTCTACGTAAACGCCTAAACCGCGGTAAAGTCGAAGTAAACCTTCGCTATGACCTAAATGAAAAGAACGACAGCGAGTTACAGCTAAACCAAGATCTAGCTAAGCAGATTATCAATGCCGCTAACTGGGTGAAGAACGAAGCCGGCCAAGGCGAACTCAACGTGGTTGACGTACTGCGCTGGCCAGGTGTGATGTCAGGCTCAGAGCAAGACATGGATGCATTAGGTAAAGAGCTATTAAGCGCATTTGACGGCGCAATAGATCAATTTATCGAAGCTCGTGGCCGTGAAGGCGATGCGATTAACACCATGCTACAAACACGTCTTGACCAAATCGTTGAGCAGGTCACCATCGTTCGTGGCCACATGCCAACCGTTATGCAATGGCAGCGTGACAAGCTAACCAACCGTTTAGCCGAAATCACTGGTGAACTAGACCCTGCTCGTATGGAGCAAGAGATGGTACTACTCGCGCAGAAGATGGATGTTGCCGAAGAGATGGATCGCCTCGATGCACACGTAGCTGAAACGCGCCGCATTCTAAAGCAAGGTGGCGCACAAGGTCGCCGTCTAGACTTTATGATGCAAGAGTTTAACCGTGAGTCAAACACCCTAGCCTCTAAGTCAATCAGTGCCGAAGTCACCTCTGCAGCAGTTGAGCTTAAAGTACTTATCGAGCAGATGCGTGAGCAAATTCAGAACGTGGAATAA
- the pyrE gene encoding orotate phosphoribosyltransferase → MKAYQREFIEFALERQVLRFGEFTLKSGRTSPYFFNAGLFNTGRDLARLGRFYAAALVDSGIEYDLLFGPAYKGIPIATTTAVALCDHHDIDMPYCFNRKEKKDHGEGGSLVGSELQGRVMLVDDVITAGTAIRESMEIIAAHKASLAGVLIALDRQEKGKGELSAIQEVERDFGCDIVSIIKLEDLINYLSEKSGMEAQLASVSAYRDQYGI, encoded by the coding sequence GTGAAAGCCTATCAACGTGAGTTTATTGAATTTGCCCTAGAACGTCAGGTACTTCGATTTGGCGAATTTACGTTAAAGTCAGGCCGCACTAGCCCTTATTTCTTTAACGCTGGCCTGTTTAACACTGGCCGTGACTTAGCGCGTCTAGGTCGTTTCTACGCAGCGGCACTAGTTGACTCTGGTATTGAGTATGACTTGCTATTTGGCCCTGCATACAAAGGTATTCCAATCGCGACCACGACTGCTGTAGCACTGTGTGATCACCACGATATCGACATGCCTTACTGCTTTAACCGTAAAGAGAAGAAAGATCACGGCGAAGGTGGCAGCCTAGTAGGTAGCGAACTTCAAGGGCGCGTAATGCTAGTTGATGACGTGATCACTGCTGGTACGGCGATTCGTGAGTCTATGGAGATCATTGCTGCGCACAAGGCATCACTTGCGGGTGTGTTGATTGCGTTAGACCGTCAAGAGAAGGGCAAGGGCGAGCTTTCTGCTATTCAAGAAGTTGAGCGTGATTTTGGTTGTGACATCGTTTCAATCATCAAGCTTGAAGACTTGATCAATTACTTGTCTGAAAAATCAGGCATGGAAGCGCAGCTTGCTTCAGTAAGCGCTTACCGCGACCAGTATGGGATTTAA